In Gopherus evgoodei ecotype Sinaloan lineage chromosome 21, rGopEvg1_v1.p, whole genome shotgun sequence, a single window of DNA contains:
- the LOC115638034 gene encoding olfactory receptor 13G1-like produces the protein MKNQSSVTEFILVGLSSLPEYQMFLFVLFTFIYMAALTGNLLIVITITTSTRLHTPMYFLLINLSLINLLSISVSIPKMLCNLLEHKKTIAFLGCITQIYLFTWTLGSEVLVLAAMAFDRYVAVCHPLHYTIIMRKEVCVELIAGVWIAGVINSAVNTGFVLQLSFCNSNIINHFFCELPSVLKLSCSDISLNETLAFLADIVFGMGSCVVTLTSYYFILRTILKIRSTEGKKKAFSTCSSHLIVVILYYSTAIYTYIHPSSAYSPERDKVITVLYSVITPALNPIIYSLRNKEVKEALSKLIRRLGPYQRE, from the coding sequence ATGAAGAATCAATCCTCAGTCACAGAGTTCATCTTGGTGGGTCTGTCCAGCCTCCCTGAATACCAGATGTTCCTCTTTGTGTTATTCACCTTCATCTACATGGCAGCCCTCACTGGAAACCTCCTCATCGTCATCACTATTACTACCAGCACCAgactccacacccccatgtatttcttgcTTATCAACTTGTCCTTGATAAACCTTTTATCCATCTCAGTGTCCATTCCCAAAATGCTATGCAACCTTCTGGAGCATAAGAAGACCATTGCCTTCTTAGGCTGCATTACACAGATATATCTCTTTACTTGGACTCTGGGAAGTGAAGTTCTGGTCCTTGCTGCCATGGCTTTTGACCGTTACGTTGCTGTCTGCCACCCTTTGCATTACACCATCATCATGAGGAAGGAGGTTTGTGTTGAGTTAATCGCTGGCGTATGGATAGCAGGGGTGATCAATTCTGCAGTCAACACTGGATTTGTGCTCCAGCTTTCTTTTTGCAACTCGAACATCATCAATCATTTCTTTTGTGAATTACCATCAGTGCTAAAACTCTCCTGCTCAGACATCAGCCTCAATGAAACCTTGGCTTTTCTGGCTGACATAGTCTTTGGGATGGGAAGTTGCGTGGTAACTTTAACATCCTATTACTTCATCCTGAGAACTATCTTGAAGATTCGCTCCACAGAAGGCAAGaagaaagccttctccacctgctcctcccacctcatagTCGTCATCTTGTACTACTCAACAGCCATTTACACCTACATACACCCCTCCTCGGCCTACtctccagagagagacaaagtgatcACTGTCCTATATTCTGTTATAACTCCAGCGCTCAACCCGATCATATACtccctgagaaacaaagaggtcaaagAAGCCCTCAGTAAACTGATAAGAAGACTTGGGCCATATCAAAGAGAATAA
- the LOC115638035 gene encoding olfactory receptor 13G1-like yields MKNQSSVTEFILVGLSSLPEYQMFLFILFTFIYMAALTGNLLIVITITTSTRLYTPMYFLLINLSLINLLSISVSIPKMLHNLLEHKKTIAFLDCITQIYLFTWTLGSEALVLAAMAFDRYVAVCHPLHYTIIMRKEVCVELITGVWIAGVINSAVNTGFVLQLSFCNSNIINHFFCELPSVLKLSCSDISLNETLAFLADIVFGMGSCVVTLTSYYFILRTILKIRSTEGKKKAFSTCSSHLIVVILYYSTAIYTYIHPSSAYSPDRDKVITVLYSVITPVLNPIIYSLRNKEVKEALRKLIRRLEPYQRE; encoded by the coding sequence ATGAAGAATCAATCCTCAGTCACAGAGTTCATCTTGGTGGGTCTGTCCAGCCTCCCTGAATACCAGATGTTCCTCTTTATATTATTCACCTTCATCTACATGGCAGCCCTCACTGGAAACCTCCTCATCGTCATCACTATTACTACCAGCACCAGACTCtacacccccatgtatttcttgcTTATCAACTTGTCCTTGATAAACCTTTTATCCATCTCAGTGTCCATTCCCAAAATGCTACACAACCTTCTGGAGCACAAAAAGACCATTGCCTTCTTAGACTGCATTACACAGATATATCTCTTTACTTGGACTCTGGGAAGTGAAGCTCTGGTCCTTGCTGCGATGGCTTTTGACCGTTACGTTGCTGTCTGCCACCCTTTGCATTACACCATCATCATGAGGAAGGAGGTTTGTGTTGAGTTAATCACTGGCGTATGGATAGCAGGGGTGATCAATTCTGCAGTCAACACTGGATTTGTGCTCCAGCTTTCTTTCTGCAACTCGAACATCATCAATCATTTCTTTTGTGAATTACCATCAGTGCTAAAACTCTCCTGCTCAGACATCAGCCTCAATGAAACTTTGGCTTTTCTGGCTGACATAGTCTTTGGGATggggagctgtgtggtaactttaACATCCTATTACTTCATTCTGAGAACTATCTTGAAGATTCGCTCCACAGAAGGCAAGaagaaagccttctccacctgctcctcccacctcatagTTGTCATCTTGTACTACTCAACAGCCATTTACACCTATATACACCCCTCCTCAGCCTACTCTCCAGACAGAGACAAAGTGATCACTGTCCTATATTCCGTTATAACTCCAGTGCTGAATCCTATCATATACtctctgagaaacaaagaggtcaaagAAGCCCTCAGGAAACTGATAAGAAGACTTGAGCCATATCAAAGAGAATaa